Sequence from the Nocardia brasiliensis genome:
TTCCTGGAGCAGCTGTTCCCCGAGCGCGCGACCTACACGATGCCGCTCGCGCTGCGGCTGCGCGGACACCTCGACATCGCCGCCCTGCAGGGCGCGCTGTCGCTGGTGGTGGCCAGGCACGAGTCGCTGCGCACCAGCATCGAAGTGCGCGAAGGGGTTCCGGTGCAGGTGGTCGGCCCGATCGCGCCGCTGCCGATGACCGTGGTCGGCCCGGCTCAACTCGATCCGACGCAGCCGCTCGCCGACGCGACGGCACAGGTCGAGCGGTTCAGCCGGACCGTGTTCGACCTGTCCGGCCCGCTGGTCGAGGTGCTGCTGGTGCGGCTCGCCGCCGACGACGCGATCTTCGCCGTCGCGATGCACCACATCATCTCCGACGGCTGGTCGCTCGGCGTGTTCGCCACCGAGCTGATGTCGGCCTACGCCGATCTCACCGCGGGGCGGCACGCGCCGGAGCTGCCGGAGCTGCCGCTGCAGTACCCCGACTACGCGGTCTGGCTGCGGGATCTCGCGCAGCGCGACAAGTTCGGCGCCGACCTCGACTACTGGCGCGGGGTGCTCGGTGACGAGCCGCCGCTGGTGACCTTCCATCCGGACCGGCCACGTGCGCTCGAGCCGGAGAATCGCGGCGCCCGCGTGCCGTTCACGATTCCCGCGCCGGTGCTGACCGGCCTGCGCAAGCTCGCCGACGAGGTCAGGGTGAACGAGCGCCCCGCGACGCTGTTCGTCGCGTTGATGGCCGGATTCAAGGCGCTGCTGCGGTATTACACCGGCGCCGAGGACATCACCGTCGGCACGCCGATCGCGGGGCGGAACCGGCCCGAGATCGAGCCGCTCATCGGATTCTTCGTCAACGCGCTGGCATTGCGGACCGACCTGTCCGGGTCGCCCACGTTCCGCGAGCTGCTGGCCCGCGAGCAGCGGGTGGTCTTCGACGCGTTCGATCATCAGGATGCCCCGTTCGACCTCGTGGTCGAGCACGTGCGCCCGGACCGGGAACTGAGTCATTCGCCGCTGTTCCGCACCGCCGTCGTGCTGCAGAACACCAGCCTGCCCGAGCTCACCATCCCCGGGCTGAGCGCCGAGTACGTCGAAGTGCATTCGGGCACCACCAAATTCGATGTGCTGGTCACCCTGCGACAGGTCGGCGCCGAGCTGGTCGGCGCGTTCGAGTACGACGTCGACCTCTACGACGAGCCGACCGTGACCGCCATCGCCGCTCATTTCGTCGCGCTGCTGAGCGCGGTGGTCGCCGACCCGGATACCGCGTTGCCGGAACTGGATTTCCTCGAAAACGGTGAACGGCAGCGAGCGGTGGCCGCCGCGCTGCCGTGCACGCCTGCCGCCGAGGCGCGGCACACGCTGCACGAGTTGTTCGCGGTCCAGGCGGCAAAGACGCCGGAGGCGGTGGCGCTCACCTTCGGTGACAGTGCGCTGACCTACGCCGAACTGGCGACTGCCGCCGCCGAATTGGCGCAGCGGCTGCTGGCGCGCGGCGTCGGCCGCGGGTCGTTCGTCGGCATCCACCTCGAGCGCGGGGCCGATGTGGTGATCGCGATCCTGGCCGTGCTGCGGGCCGGTGCCGCCTATGTGCCGCTTGACCCGATGTATCCGGCGGATCGGATCGAGTTCATGATCGCCGATTCCGGTGCGCGCCTGGTGATCAGCCACAGCTCACTGGTCGCCGGGACCGCGAGCACGGGTCCGGAGCTGCTGCTGATCGACGAGCAACCCGAGCGGTCCACGTCGGATCTGCCGCTGCCGCAGGCCGAGCCGCACGATCCCTGCTACGTCATCTACACCTCCGGATCGACGGGTGTGCCGAAGGGGGTGGTCATCGAGCACGCCAACGTCGTTCGCCTGTTCTCGACCACCACCCGCTGGTACGACTTCGGCCCGCGCGACGTCTGGACGATGTTCCACTCCTACTCGTTCGATTTCGCGGTCTGGGAGATGTGGGGCGCGCTGCTCTACGGCGGCCGCCTGGTCGTGGTTCCGGGTTCGGTGAGTCGTTCCACCGCCGAGTTCGCGGATCTGCTCGCGCGCGAACGGGTCACGGTACTGAACCAGACCCCGTCCGCGTTCACGCAGCTGCTGCGCGCGCTGGAGAACGCACCCGCGACCGAACTCGCGGTGCGCTGGGTGATCTTCGGTGGCGAGGCGCTCGATCTCGCCATCCTGACCCCGTGGTTCGACCGCTTCGGCCAGGCCGCCCGACTGGTGAATATGTACGGCATCACCGAGACCACCGTGCACGTCACCTACCGCGAACTCACCAGGGCCGATGTGGAATCGGCGGCGGGCAGCCTGATCGGGGTGCCGCTGCCGGACCTCGGCGTGCTGATCGTCGATCCGGCGGGTCGTCCCGTGCCCGACGGCGTGGCAGGGGAGATGCTGGTGTGCGGGCCGGGCGTCGGGCGCGGCTACCTGAACCGCGACGAGCTCACGGCCGAGCGCTTCGTGACCAGCCCGGTGCTCGACGGCAGGCGGGTCTATCGCACCGGCGATCTGGCCCGGCGCCGCGCCGACGGTGATCTCGAGTACCTGGGCCGCATCGATCAGCAGATCAAGGTGCGCGGCTTCCGGATCGAGCTCGGCGAGATCGAGGCGGCGATCACCGCGCACCCCGGCGTGGACCAGTCGGTGGTGCTCGCCCGCAAGGACACCGGCGGAAACGTCTCGCTGGTCGCGTATTTCACGCCGGGCGAGCAGGCCGCCGACGCGGCGGGGGCCGAACAGGACCAGGTCGCCAACTGGCAGGTCGTCTTCAACAGCACCTATCGGCAGGGCCGGGACGGCGACGCCGATTTCGACATCTCCGGCTGGAACAGCTCCTACACCAACGCCGCCATCCCCGAGGAGCACATGCGCGAGTGGGTGGACGCCACGGTCGCGGCCGTGCGCTCGCTCGCGCCCCGGCGGGTTCTCGAGATCGGCTGCGGTACCGGCCTGTTGCTGTCGCGGCTCGCGCCGCTGTGCGAGGTCTACGACGCCACCGATGTGTCCGCCTCGGCGATCGAGAACGTCCGGACGAAGATCGTCGAGCCCGACCCTGGGCTGGCGCACGTGCGGCTGGATCTCTGTGCCGCCGACGCACTGCCCGACGATCTGGCGGGCTCCTACGATGTGGTGCTGATCAACTCGGTGGTGCAGTACTTCCCGAGCGCCGACTACCTGACCAGGGTGCTGCACCACGCGGCCGGATTGCTCGCGCCCGAGGGCGTGCTGTTCGTCGGCGACGTCCGCGATCTGCTGCTCAGCGAATCGTTCCACGCGACCGTCGAGGCGACCAACGCGCCATCGGCCGGTGCGGGCGAGCTCGCACCTGCGGTTCGCGCCGCGCTCGATCGGGACGCGGAATTGGTGATCGCCCCACGGTATTTCGAGGATCTCGTGGCGGCGAGCCCGGTGCTGACGGGCAGCCGTATGCGGCTCAAGCGCGGTGTGCACCTCAACGAGATGTCCCGATTCCGCTACGACGCCGTGCTGTACGCGGGCAGCCGCGGACTTCCGGTGCGGCCCAAGGTGTTCGACGCGTCGACGACTCCGCAGCGGCTGGCCGAGATTCTGACGCGGGACCGGCCTGCGGCCGTGCTCGTCACCGACGTGCTCGACGCCAGGGTCGCCGGACCGCTGGCGCTGGTCGAGGAGCTACGCCGGGGCCGGGCGGGCGCCGCCCAGATCCGTGCCGTGCTGGCCGATTCCGGCGGCGTCAGCCCGGAAGACTATCTGGCGCTCGCCGAGCGGGTGCCGTATCGGATAGAGGCGCTGCGCCGTCCCGGGGGTCGCTACGACGTCGTGGCGACGGGCTGGGAGGTCGCGCTGTCGGGCGCGCCGGCGCGCGCCGTCGAATGGCCGGAGGATCTGATCGTCTCGGATCCGCTGCGGGTCAAGGCCCGCGACGATCTGGTGGTCGACGTGCGCGCGCACCTGGCGCGCAGGCTGCCGCAGCACATGGTGCCCGCCGCGGTGCTCGTGCTGGACGAGTTCCCGTTGACCGCCAACGGAAAGCTGGACCGTCGCGCGCTGCCCGCGCCGGTGCTGCGCCGCAACACCTTGGAGTACGAGCCGCCGCGCACGCCGCTCGAGCAGCGGGTCGCAGGCGTATTCGCGCAGGTGCTCGGCATTCCCCGGGTCGGCCGCGAGGACAACTTCTTCGACCTCGGCGGTCACTCGCTGCTCGCGGCGCAGCTCATCCTGCGGCTGAAAGAGACCTTCGGCGAGGACATTCCGCTCGGCTCGCTGTTCGCCAGGCCGACGGTGACCGGTGTGGTGGCGCTGCTGTCCGGAGAGGCCGCGACGGAGGAGACGATCGATCTGCCCGCCGAGGTGGCCGCGATCGTCGAGGCGTGGCCAGCGGGGCCGTGGCCGCTCACCCCGCCGCGCACCGGCGAGGTCCTGCTCACCGGTGCGACCGGCTTCGTCGGCGCGTTCCTGCTGCGGGAACTGCTGGCGCGCACCGATTCCCGGGTGCACTGCCTGGTGCGCGCGGACACGCCGGAGGCGGGCCTGGCCCGGCTCGCGGAAACGTTCGACACCTACGAACTCCCGCGCACCGGGTTCGACCGGGTCGTGCCGGTGCTCGGTGATCTCGCCGAACCGCGCCTCGGCCTGAGCGAGAAGCAGTTCCTGCTCCTGGGCCGCACGATCGACGCGATCTACCACAACGGCGCGCACGTGAATTTCGCGTTGCCCTACCGGGTGCTGGAGGCGGCCAACGTGCGCGGCACCGACGAGCTCATCACGCTGGCCCGCACCAGCGGTGCGCCACTGCATTTCGTGTCCTCGCTGTATGTGCTCGGCCCTGGCGACGCGGTGGACGGTGTGGTCACCGAACGGGTTCCGGCGCAGGACCCCTCGCGGCTCTCGCTCGGCTACCTGCGCAGCAAGTGGGTCGCCGAGCGGCTGGTCTGCGCGGCGGGTGCGCGCGGCCTGCCGGTGAGCGTGTTCCGGCTCGGCCGCATCGGCGGCGACAGCCGCACCGGCGCCTGCCAGACCAGCGACTTCTTCTGGCTGCTCGTCAAGGCCAGCCAGGAGGTCGGTCGCGCGCCCGAGGTGGACTTCGCGGTGGACCTGGCCCCGGCCGACTTCACCGGCGCGGCGATGGTCGAGCTGGCGCGCGACGCGCGGCCCGGTACGCACATCTACCACCTCCGCAATCCCGTGCCCGGTTCGTTCACCGAGGCCGTCGGCTGGCTGCGCGACAGCGGCACGGCGGTGGCGCTGGTCGGCCTCGACGAGTGGCGCGCCGCGATCGCCGCGCACGCGGCCGAGGCGGGCCCCGGCTCGGCGTCCTACAGCGTGCTGAGCCTGCTGAGCGCGGGCGACGGGCTCACGCCGCTGATCCGGTTCGACGTCGACGACGCGGTCACCGCGCTGGACCGGGTCGGCGTGCAGTGCCCGCCGGTCGCCCACGACCTGTTCACCCGCTACCTGGATTACTTCCGCAAGGTCGGCTTCCTCGCCGCGCCGTCACCACAGGAGGTCGGAGTATGACCACGACACT
This genomic interval carries:
- a CDS encoding non-ribosomal peptide synthetase → MPELVDTGASRRELLRRWVAGSTPRAGIPRRPDPTAAAPLSAAQQRIWFLEQLFPERATYTMPLALRLRGHLDIAALQGALSLVVARHESLRTSIEVREGVPVQVVGPIAPLPMTVVGPAQLDPTQPLADATAQVERFSRTVFDLSGPLVEVLLVRLAADDAIFAVAMHHIISDGWSLGVFATELMSAYADLTAGRHAPELPELPLQYPDYAVWLRDLAQRDKFGADLDYWRGVLGDEPPLVTFHPDRPRALEPENRGARVPFTIPAPVLTGLRKLADEVRVNERPATLFVALMAGFKALLRYYTGAEDITVGTPIAGRNRPEIEPLIGFFVNALALRTDLSGSPTFRELLAREQRVVFDAFDHQDAPFDLVVEHVRPDRELSHSPLFRTAVVLQNTSLPELTIPGLSAEYVEVHSGTTKFDVLVTLRQVGAELVGAFEYDVDLYDEPTVTAIAAHFVALLSAVVADPDTALPELDFLENGERQRAVAAALPCTPAAEARHTLHELFAVQAAKTPEAVALTFGDSALTYAELATAAAELAQRLLARGVGRGSFVGIHLERGADVVIAILAVLRAGAAYVPLDPMYPADRIEFMIADSGARLVISHSSLVAGTASTGPELLLIDEQPERSTSDLPLPQAEPHDPCYVIYTSGSTGVPKGVVIEHANVVRLFSTTTRWYDFGPRDVWTMFHSYSFDFAVWEMWGALLYGGRLVVVPGSVSRSTAEFADLLARERVTVLNQTPSAFTQLLRALENAPATELAVRWVIFGGEALDLAILTPWFDRFGQAARLVNMYGITETTVHVTYRELTRADVESAAGSLIGVPLPDLGVLIVDPAGRPVPDGVAGEMLVCGPGVGRGYLNRDELTAERFVTSPVLDGRRVYRTGDLARRRADGDLEYLGRIDQQIKVRGFRIELGEIEAAITAHPGVDQSVVLARKDTGGNVSLVAYFTPGEQAADAAGAEQDQVANWQVVFNSTYRQGRDGDADFDISGWNSSYTNAAIPEEHMREWVDATVAAVRSLAPRRVLEIGCGTGLLLSRLAPLCEVYDATDVSASAIENVRTKIVEPDPGLAHVRLDLCAADALPDDLAGSYDVVLINSVVQYFPSADYLTRVLHHAAGLLAPEGVLFVGDVRDLLLSESFHATVEATNAPSAGAGELAPAVRAALDRDAELVIAPRYFEDLVAASPVLTGSRMRLKRGVHLNEMSRFRYDAVLYAGSRGLPVRPKVFDASTTPQRLAEILTRDRPAAVLVTDVLDARVAGPLALVEELRRGRAGAAQIRAVLADSGGVSPEDYLALAERVPYRIEALRRPGGRYDVVATGWEVALSGAPARAVEWPEDLIVSDPLRVKARDDLVVDVRAHLARRLPQHMVPAAVLVLDEFPLTANGKLDRRALPAPVLRRNTLEYEPPRTPLEQRVAGVFAQVLGIPRVGREDNFFDLGGHSLLAAQLILRLKETFGEDIPLGSLFARPTVTGVVALLSGEAATEETIDLPAEVAAIVEAWPAGPWPLTPPRTGEVLLTGATGFVGAFLLRELLARTDSRVHCLVRADTPEAGLARLAETFDTYELPRTGFDRVVPVLGDLAEPRLGLSEKQFLLLGRTIDAIYHNGAHVNFALPYRVLEAANVRGTDELITLARTSGAPLHFVSSLYVLGPGDAVDGVVTERVPAQDPSRLSLGYLRSKWVAERLVCAAGARGLPVSVFRLGRIGGDSRTGACQTSDFFWLLVKASQEVGRAPEVDFAVDLAPADFTGAAMVELARDARPGTHIYHLRNPVPGSFTEAVGWLRDSGTAVALVGLDEWRAAIAAHAAEAGPGSASYSVLSLLSAGDGLTPLIRFDVDDAVTALDRVGVQCPPVAHDLFTRYLDYFRKVGFLAAPSPQEVGV